Proteins found in one Canis lupus baileyi chromosome 26, mCanLup2.hap1, whole genome shotgun sequence genomic segment:
- the SALL4 gene encoding sal-like protein 4 isoform X1 has protein sequence MSRRKQAKPQHINSEEDQGEQPPQQPAPEFADAAAAAPAAGEPGAPMNHPGTGSEANRDGMTAKRTRREETHICEKCCAEFFSFSEFLEHKKNCTKTPPVLIMNDSEGPVPPEEFPGAALGHPPHSPGGKEGHREDGGGSGELKEKLGAESVVYLKAETALPTASQDISYLPKGKVANTNVTLQALRGTKVAVNQRSAEAPPAPVPGASSIPWVLEQILCLQQQQLQQIQLTEQIRVQVNMWASHALHSGVAGADTLKTLGSHMSQQVSAAVALLSQKAGSQGLSLDALKPAKLPHANIPSTASSQGLASFALKPDGTRVLPNVMSRLPGALLPQAPGSVLFQSPFSTVALDPSKKGKGKPPNVSPVEAKPKDEAILCKHKCKYCSKVFGTDSSLQIHLRSHTGERPFVCSVCGHRFTTKGNLKVHFHRHPQVKANPQLFAEFHDKMTAGNGIPYALSVPVPVDESSLSLDSKPVLVTGTPGLGLPQNLSSGTNPKDLLGGPLPNDLQPGPSPESEDGSLLSGGGPNHTSPRVGGFQGSGTPEPGSETLKLQQLVENIDKATTDPNECLICHRVLSCQSSLKMHYRTHTGERPFQCKICGRAFSTKGNLKTHLGVHRTNTSIKTQHSCPICQKKFTNAVLLQQHIRMHMGGQIPNTPLPENPCDFAGPEAAMVSENGSAGATCHDDVIESIDVDELGPQDASGSSLKVPVPLPSVHSASPTLGFAVTAALDAPGKVGPAPLVLQRQSSRENGSVESDGLTNDSSSSVMGDQEYQSRSPDVLETASFQALSPANSQAESIKSRSPDAGGKADSSENSRTEMEGRSSLPSTFIRTQPTYVKVEVPGAFVGPATMSPGMTPLLTAQPRRQAKQHGCTRCGKNFSSASALQIHERTHTGEKPFVCNICGRAFTTKGNLKVHYMTHGANNSSARRGRKLAIENTMALLGTDGKRVPEMFPKEILAPSVNMDPVVWNQYTTMLNGGLAMKTNEISVIQSGGIPTLPVSLGASSIVNNTTISKMDGSQSAISAEVEKPGAADSVPKHQFPHFLEENKIAVS, from the exons ATGTCGAGGCGCAAGCAGGCGAAACCCCAGCACATCAACTCGGAGGAGGACCAGGGCGAGCAGCCCCCGCAGCAGCCGGCCCCGGAGTTTGCAGATGCGGCCGCAGCGGCGCCGGCGGCGGGGGAGCCGG GTGCTCCAATGAACCACCCGGGGACCGGCAGTGAAGCCAACAGGGATGGAATGACTGCAAAGAGGACTCGTCGGGAGGAGACTCACATCTGTGAGAAATGCTGTGCAGAGTTCTTCAGCTTCTCGGAGTTCTTAGAACATAAGAAAAATTGCACTAAAACCCCACCGGTGCTCATCATGAACGACAGCGAGGGGCCGGTGCCTCCGGAGGAGTTCCCCGGGGCCGCGCTCGGCCACCCGCCGCACAGCCCAGGCGGTAAGGAGGGTCACAGGGAGGATGGCGGCGGCTCGGGGGAGCTGAAGGAGAAGCTGGGTGCCGAGTCTGTCGTGTACCTGAAGGCCGAGACCGCCCTGCCCACCGCGTCCCAGGACATAAGCTATCTACCCAAAGGCAAAGTGGCCAACACTAACGTCACTCTGCAAGCACTGCGGGGCACCAAGGTGGCGGTGAACCAGCGCAGCGCCGAGGCGCCGCCAGCCCCCGTGCCCGGCGCCAGCAGCATCCCGTGGGTCCTGGAGCAGATCCTGtgcctgcagcagcagcagctgcagcagatCCAGCTCACCGAGCAGATCCGCGTGCAGGTGAACATGTGGGCCTCGCACGCCCTCCACTCGGGCGTGGCGGGAGCGGACACCCTCAAGACCCTGGGCAGCCACATGTCCCAGCAGGTTTCCGCGGCCGTGGCCTTGCTCAGCCAGAAAGCCGGCAGCCAGGGCCTGTCTCTGGACGCCTTGAAACCAGCCAAGCTACCTCACGCAAACATCCCTTCCACCGCCAGCTCCCAGGGGCTGGCGTCCTTCGCCCTGAAGCCCGACGGGACGAGGGTGCTGCCGAACGTCATGTCGCGCCTTCCCGGTGCTTTGCTACCtcaggccccaggctctgtgctcttcCAGAGCCCTTTCTCCACCGTGGCGTTAGACCCGTccaagaaagggaaggggaagccaCCGAACGTGTCCCCGGTGGAGGCCAAACCCAAAGACGAGGCCATCCTCTGCAAGCACAAGTGTAAGTACTGTAGCAAGGTTTTTGGGACCGATAGCTCCCTGCAGATCCACCTCCGCTCCCATACCGGAGAGAGACCCTTCGTGTGCTCTGTCTGTGGCCACCGGTTCACCACCAAGGGCAACCTCAAGGTGCACTTTCATCGACATCCCCAGGTGAAGGCCAACCCCCAGCTCTTTGCCGAGTTCCACGACAAAATGACGGCAGGCAATGGCATTCCCTATGCACTCTCTGTACCCGTCCCCGTAGATGAATCGAGTCTCTCTTTAGACAGCAAACCTGTCCTTGTAACAGGGACCCCCGGTCTAGGGCTACCTCAGAATCTCTCTTCAGGGACTAACCCCAAGGACCTCCTGGGCGGCCCTCTGCCCAACGACCTGCAGCCCGGGCCTTCCCCAGAAAGTGAGGACGGATCCCTACTGTCTGGGGGGGGGCCAAACCACACTTCCCCGAGGGTTGGTGGCTTCCAAGGGAGTGGGACCCCCGAGCCGGGGTCAGAGACCCTGAAATTACAGCAGCTGGTGGAGAACATCGACAAGGCCACCACCGACCCCAACGAATGTCTCATTTGCCACCGGGTCTTGAGCTGCCAAAGCTCCCTCAAGATGCATTACCGCACCCACACTGGGGAGAGGCCGTTCCAGTGTAAGATCTGTGGCCGGGCCTTCTCCACCAAGGGCAACCTGAAGACTCACCTCGGGGTTCACCGGACCAACACGTCCATAAAGACGCAGCACTCGTGCCCCATCTGCCAGAAGAAGTTTACGAACGCGGTCCTGCTGCAGCAGCACATCCGGATGCACATGGGCGGCCAGATTCCCAACACGCCTCTGCCCGAGAACCCCTGTGACTTTGCGGGTCCCGAGGCCGCGATGGTCAGCGAAAATGGCAGCGCAGGTGCCACCTGTCACGATGACGTCATCGAGAGCATCGACGTGGACGAGCTGGGTCCCCAGGACGCTTCGGGCAGCTCCCTGAAGGTCCCCGTGCCGCTTCCCAGCGTCCACTCGGCATCCCCCACTCTTGGGTTCGCCGTGACGGCCGCCCTAGATGCCCCGGGGAAGGTGGGTCCTGCTCCTCTTGTCCTGCAGCGGCAGAGCAGCAGAGAAAACGGCTCGGTGGAGAGCGACGGCTTGACCAACGACTCATCGTCCTCGGTGATGGGGGACCAGGAGTACCAGAGCCGAAGTCCAGATGTGCTGGAGACCGCGTCCTTCCAGGCCCTGTCCCCGGCCAATAGCCAGGCAGAGAGCATCAAGTCCAGGTCTCCTGATGCTGGTGGCAAAGCAGACAGCTCCGAGAACAGCCGCACTGAGATGGAAG GTCGTAGCAGTCTGCCATCAACATTTATCCGAACCCAGCCAACCTATGTGAAAGTCGAAGTCCCTGGTGCATTTGTTGGACCTGCTACCATGTCCCCAGGCATGACACCTTTGCTAACGGCCCAGCCACGCCGACAGGCCAAACAACACGGCTGCACACGGTGTGGGAAGAATTTCTCCTCGGCGAGCGCTCTTCAAATTCACGAGCGGACTCACACTGGGGAGAAGCCTTTCGTGTGTAACATATGTGGGCGAGCTTTTACCACCAAAGGCAACTTGAAG GTCCACTATATGACGCATGGGGCGAACAATAGCTCGGCACGCCGTGGGAGGAAGCTGGCCATCGAGAACACCATGGCTCTGTTAGGAACTGATGGGAAGAGAGTccctgagatgtttccaaaggaaaTCTTGGCCCCTTCGGTGAACATGGACCCTGTCGTGTGGAACCAGTACACCACCATGCTCAATGGAGGTCTGGCCATGAAGACCAATGAGATCTCTGTGATCCAGAGTGGGGGGATTCCTACCCTCCCAGTCTCCCTGGGGGCCAGCTCCATCGTGAACAACACCACTATCTCCAAGATGGATGGCTCCCAGTCTGCCATCAGTGCTGAAGTGGAAAAACCAGGTGCTGCCGACAGTGTCCCCAAACACCAATTCCCTCACTTCCTCGAAGAAAATAAGATTGCAGTCAGCTAA
- the SALL4 gene encoding sal-like protein 4 isoform X2, with amino-acid sequence MSRRKQAKPQHINSEEDQGEQPPQQPAPEFADAAAAAPAAGEPGAPMNHPGTGSEANRDGMTAKRTRREETHICEKCCAEFFSFSEFLEHKKNCTKTPPVLIMNDSEGPVPPEEFPGAALGHPPHSPGGKEGHREDGGGSGELKEKLGAESVVYLKAETALPTASQDISYLPKGKVANTNVTLQALRGTKVAVNQRSAEAPPAPVPGASSIPWVLEQILCLQQQQLQQIQLTEQIRVQVNMWASHALHSGVAGADTLKTLGSHMSQQVSAAVALLSQKAGSQGLSLDALKPAKLPHANIPSTASSQGLASFALKPDGTRVLPNVMSRLPGALLPQAPGSVLFQSPFSTVALDPSKKGKGKPPNVSPVEAKPKDEAILCKHKCRSSLPSTFIRTQPTYVKVEVPGAFVGPATMSPGMTPLLTAQPRRQAKQHGCTRCGKNFSSASALQIHERTHTGEKPFVCNICGRAFTTKGNLKVHYMTHGANNSSARRGRKLAIENTMALLGTDGKRVPEMFPKEILAPSVNMDPVVWNQYTTMLNGGLAMKTNEISVIQSGGIPTLPVSLGASSIVNNTTISKMDGSQSAISAEVEKPGAADSVPKHQFPHFLEENKIAVS; translated from the exons ATGTCGAGGCGCAAGCAGGCGAAACCCCAGCACATCAACTCGGAGGAGGACCAGGGCGAGCAGCCCCCGCAGCAGCCGGCCCCGGAGTTTGCAGATGCGGCCGCAGCGGCGCCGGCGGCGGGGGAGCCGG GTGCTCCAATGAACCACCCGGGGACCGGCAGTGAAGCCAACAGGGATGGAATGACTGCAAAGAGGACTCGTCGGGAGGAGACTCACATCTGTGAGAAATGCTGTGCAGAGTTCTTCAGCTTCTCGGAGTTCTTAGAACATAAGAAAAATTGCACTAAAACCCCACCGGTGCTCATCATGAACGACAGCGAGGGGCCGGTGCCTCCGGAGGAGTTCCCCGGGGCCGCGCTCGGCCACCCGCCGCACAGCCCAGGCGGTAAGGAGGGTCACAGGGAGGATGGCGGCGGCTCGGGGGAGCTGAAGGAGAAGCTGGGTGCCGAGTCTGTCGTGTACCTGAAGGCCGAGACCGCCCTGCCCACCGCGTCCCAGGACATAAGCTATCTACCCAAAGGCAAAGTGGCCAACACTAACGTCACTCTGCAAGCACTGCGGGGCACCAAGGTGGCGGTGAACCAGCGCAGCGCCGAGGCGCCGCCAGCCCCCGTGCCCGGCGCCAGCAGCATCCCGTGGGTCCTGGAGCAGATCCTGtgcctgcagcagcagcagctgcagcagatCCAGCTCACCGAGCAGATCCGCGTGCAGGTGAACATGTGGGCCTCGCACGCCCTCCACTCGGGCGTGGCGGGAGCGGACACCCTCAAGACCCTGGGCAGCCACATGTCCCAGCAGGTTTCCGCGGCCGTGGCCTTGCTCAGCCAGAAAGCCGGCAGCCAGGGCCTGTCTCTGGACGCCTTGAAACCAGCCAAGCTACCTCACGCAAACATCCCTTCCACCGCCAGCTCCCAGGGGCTGGCGTCCTTCGCCCTGAAGCCCGACGGGACGAGGGTGCTGCCGAACGTCATGTCGCGCCTTCCCGGTGCTTTGCTACCtcaggccccaggctctgtgctcttcCAGAGCCCTTTCTCCACCGTGGCGTTAGACCCGTccaagaaagggaaggggaagccaCCGAACGTGTCCCCGGTGGAGGCCAAACCCAAAGACGAGGCCATCCTCTGCAAGCACAAGT GTCGTAGCAGTCTGCCATCAACATTTATCCGAACCCAGCCAACCTATGTGAAAGTCGAAGTCCCTGGTGCATTTGTTGGACCTGCTACCATGTCCCCAGGCATGACACCTTTGCTAACGGCCCAGCCACGCCGACAGGCCAAACAACACGGCTGCACACGGTGTGGGAAGAATTTCTCCTCGGCGAGCGCTCTTCAAATTCACGAGCGGACTCACACTGGGGAGAAGCCTTTCGTGTGTAACATATGTGGGCGAGCTTTTACCACCAAAGGCAACTTGAAG GTCCACTATATGACGCATGGGGCGAACAATAGCTCGGCACGCCGTGGGAGGAAGCTGGCCATCGAGAACACCATGGCTCTGTTAGGAACTGATGGGAAGAGAGTccctgagatgtttccaaaggaaaTCTTGGCCCCTTCGGTGAACATGGACCCTGTCGTGTGGAACCAGTACACCACCATGCTCAATGGAGGTCTGGCCATGAAGACCAATGAGATCTCTGTGATCCAGAGTGGGGGGATTCCTACCCTCCCAGTCTCCCTGGGGGCCAGCTCCATCGTGAACAACACCACTATCTCCAAGATGGATGGCTCCCAGTCTGCCATCAGTGCTGAAGTGGAAAAACCAGGTGCTGCCGACAGTGTCCCCAAACACCAATTCCCTCACTTCCTCGAAGAAAATAAGATTGCAGTCAGCTAA